The genomic stretch TGATAGACTCGTTCTGGATTTCCGAAGGCGCCCAGTAATTTCTTTTGCGTTACAGGGCCAATATGCGGAATCGAACTTAGCCAGATCCAGCGCTCCATTCATTCACTTCTCTTTCCTGGTAAATTTTAGAGCAATATACTTTATTTACTGCGGTAAATTGGAGAGCAGATAAACCTTTTTTCCTTTCCATTCTGGCAATTGTTGCACAAGACCTGGTGGCAATGATGGTTCCTCATTTTCGACGTAGCGCTGATAAGCTTCCCGTGAAGGTTTTTGAAACAATGAGAGTATGTAATCAGGGTAAGCATGTGGATTCTTTCGATATGAAATATACGCACAATAACTGCTCCACATATAGTCCGCTGGTTTAGCAACCATTCGGGCTTTAACTGGATTAAGGTGAATGTATTTACTTACATCAATTTCATAATCAATTGAATCTAGCAGTTCAGCTTTGTAGCGACCTTGAAAAACGTGTCCTGTGTACTCATATTTGTCGTTGAAATATCTAGCATAGTTGGAGTTGATCACTTTCATGATTTCACCAGGGGGATGGTCGAAGGTTTCGATGGAGAGATGCACATGGTTAGTCATGAGACAGTATACGTGTAGGCGAAATGGAAAAGTGAGACGAGCTTGTTCTAGAATTTGAAAATACTTTTGACGATCGATTCGTTCTTCAAACAACGGTGCTTTTCGATTTCCACGGCAGATAATGTGATACTTTGCACCAGGAAACCAGGTTCGTTTCTTACGAGGCATTCGAATGACTCCTTTGGCAAGGAAAATGGGGAATTTCTACTATAGCGGGGCTGATAATTGTAGTATACCACTTTTCAAGAATTTGGGAATAGTTAATTAATAAATTATTCAGAAATATTTTTTAATTGTTTTGAAGGAAATTGAAGAGAGAGGTAATAGAGCGGGCGAAGGGGGTCAGGTACGAACCAGACCCCCTTCGCCCCTCTTTCACCCTCAAACCCATATCCACCATAGCTTTTCAGCTTTTTGGAGATGATTTGCTATTGAAAAAGTGTCCACCTGAGATGGACACTTTTGGGATTTTGTCTTTTGGAGGGGTCAGGCTCGAGCCTGACCCCCAATACCCAATACCTTTACCTCTCCATCATTTCCTTTACCACTTTCTCACTAACTGCTCCTGTGCCACCTAAAATCGTAAATTCGTTTGCTTTTAAAGTTCCAACAGCTTCTTTCGTAGTTTCAGGTAATTTGTCAGGCTGTACTAGAAGCACTGTTGCTTCTTGTTTTGCAGCAAGGACTGATCCCGCTAAGGCATCAGCGAAGTCCATACCTGTCGCCACAAAAACGTGGTGAGAAGGATTTAATTCTGTTGCCACTTTTGCGGCTGTACCAAAACGATCCTTGCCAGAATACCTTGTTGGTTTTGGAAGAAGTTGCGCTACTTTTTCGCTCACAACTCCTGTGCCGCCTACTACAATCGTGTTCTCTTTTGATTTCAGTACTTTTTTCGTTTCATTCGGAAGCTTTTCTTTCATCGTAAAAAGAATCGGGTAGCCTTTTTCTGCAGCATAAGCGCCAGCTGACAGAGCATCAGGAAAATCGAGTCCATTTACAACGATCGCTTTTTCGGAATCTCCCATACGAGCTGAGATATTTGCGGCCGTTTCAAATCGGTCATGACCTCCAATTCGATCGACTTTGATGCCCATTCCTCGAAGTTGATAGGCAACATAATCTGAGACGACGCCTTCTCCTCCTAAAATAATCACTTTCCCTGGAGTAAGACGCTGAATTTCTTTTTTAGTGCTACTAGTCAACTTGTCCTTACCTGTAAGAAGAATAGGAGCATCTAATTGATAAGCATAAGGAACACCAGCAAGCGCATCTGCGAACTCATCTCCCCTTGCCAGGATTACCGTGTCTGCTTTTTCCCAGCCTTCTTTAGAGATCTCAACTGCCGTTTCATAGCGGTCTGAACCTGACAACCTCACAGGCTCTTTCGCTTCCGCTTCCCCAGCCTTCGAAGTCACTTTCCACGTATATTTCTTTGTATTTTTTCCAATTGCTCCACCATCGTTGTTAAAGATGGCAGTTTTATTTTCTTCTGATGGTTCAATCGTGATCGGTATTTCATTTTCGCCATTTTCAAGCGTTACTTCATGCGTAAATGTCATATCCTCATTTATTGCCACTTTTTCCCCATTGATGGTGAGGTTACCTTCTTTAATTGCATTTCCTTTGAACGTAACTGTGTCACCTTCCACAACCGCTCCATTTTCAGGCGAATTCACGACAACCGGCATGTCGATCCAGCGGAGAATTTCATCCTGTACGACCATTTTATTACTGCCCTGATTTGTTACCGTTACTTTAAGGTCTGTGCCTTCCGCTCCGTAACCATAGTAGCTCACGTCATCGTCTGACTTATCGTTACGTGTATGGTCCGCAAGACCCTCTTGCTCCCAAGATTCTCCTTTTACATATTTGTACGTTAAAATCGTCCCTTCAGGGAAAGATTTTTGAATTTCCCAGTCTGGTGAAACCGCTCCGTTACGAGACATCTCCCACGCGCTCGTACTCCATCCATTTTGATCACCTGGCATCGTTACTTTCGCGCTAAGCGGCGTATCGTCTGGGGCATGGACTTTAAACGTAACCTCAACCATCACAATATCAGGCGTTATCTTCACTTCATTGGAAGCGGTTTGATTGCCAGCTTGATCATACGCCACGATGCGATATGTGTACGCTTCTCCATTCTGTACAGCAAAATCCGTGTAAGTAGTTGTCTCTGCATTTTCGATTAGATCAAGGGTTTCACCATTACGTTCTACCGCTAAAAGATAAGCACCGTCAGCGCCATCAAGCTTCCAGTTCAACGTCACTTGACCGGACTCTTTTAGTGGCTCCTCTAGTTTCACCGCATCCGCAGGCGCATTCGTATCTTCTTGGTTTTGGGTAAACGTTACTTCTTCTGTGTTCGTTGTTTTCCACGTTGCACCACGATCGGTTGAAAAAGCAAGTCGATAAGCATAGGTCCCTTTTTCAATCGGACGGAAATTAGCTTTAAATTTGTTAAATGCTCCATCCTGACCCGTATAAATTGCCTTTGACTCCTGCCACTCGCCCTCACCCTGCTTCACTTGAAGCTTTCCAATTAAGCCCTGTGCAAGGTCAGTTTCCGTAGCGCCTTCCATTTTCACACCCGCTTCAATCGCAAAGGTGTTTGCTAGATCGAGCACCTGGTCTGGGATTGCCGTTACAGAAGAGATTTCATATTTTCCTTCTTTCCACTCAATGTGTGGAATGGTTGGTTCCGTCGTTTCGACCTTAACGGATTCATTTCCATCTTCATCTACTGCCGTTACTGCAAAATAGTAGGCCTGGCCGTTTGTTAATCCGTCGACGGTCAGGTCATTGCCTTCTGTTACATCAACTTCTTCATACATCGCGCCTTGAAGCGTTGAGCGATACACTTTGTATTTCGCTGCGTCACCTGTCCATGACAGAGTTGCGCTTCCTTCTCCAGTAGCAACTTTTAAATCAGTTGGGGCTTTCGGAAGTTCAAGATTCTGTCCTTGATCCGCAATTAGCATGCGACCAGTCATCGCAGGAATGGTAACAGATACTTTACCGTCTTTGACCGATACGCTATACTCCTTCGCAAGTCCATCAGTAAAGGTGATTTTATTTTTCACAACATCTTTTACATCTAGATCGATCGTTTGTGCTTTCGCGCCGCGGTTCACTGCAATGATTGCTGCACCGTCCTCACTTGTACGCGCGAACGCATAAACATCTCCATCTGCATGCAGCGTTGTGAGCTTTCCATAGGCAAGAAGATCTGCATTTTCAGTACGAATTGCTCCTGCAGCTTGATAGTGCTCGATCAGATTTGTATTTTCATCACCCCATGGGTATGTGCGGCGGTCGTCAGGATCTTTAGAGCCCGTTACGCCAGCTTCGTCTCCATAATAAATTGTTGGAGCACCTGGATAGCCCATTTGTAGCACGGCAGCTAGCTTGAGACGCTGCACGCCAAGCTTATGATCGTAATTCGGATCGAATTCTGCTCGCTCATACGTATCCGTTCCGCCGCCAAGAACGTAAATGGCACGCGGCGTATCGTGAGAGCCCATTAAGTTCATAAGCGCATGGAACGCTTCATCAGGATAATCTTCCTCTACCGCCATCAGCTTCTCATCTGCACTCGCGGCATCTCCGCTTTTCAAGAAATTTAGAATGGCGCCTTCAAAGCGATAGTTCATAACAGAGTCATATTGATCGCCAAGGAAGTACTTAGAAGCATCATCCCAGATTTCACCGAGAATAAGCGGTTCTTCTCCTTCTTTTAACGTCGCGCCCGCACCGGACATTTCTTCAGACTTAAGTTCTTTTCGGAACTCACGCCAGAATTCCATATCCACTTCATTCGCTACATCAAGGCGCCATCCGGACGCACCATTAGTTAACCATGATTTGGATGCAGAATCTTTGTCATACATAATGTAATCCGCAAATTTTTCGTTGTTTAATTCGCTATCATAATCAACCGCATCGCCTTCAATGCTTTTGATTTCAGGAAGGGAATCGTATCCCCACCATGCCTGGTATTCGTAACGTTCATTCCCATTTTCATCGGTTACTTTTTCATTTTTAAGATTAAACCAGTTGTGGAATCCGTATTCGTCATTAAACGTTTGCCCTTCATTCTCGAGCTGTTTACGCGCTTCTGTTTTTGCTTCTTCTTCACTCATGCCCTCTTCATTCATGAGATCATAAATGCGAGACCAGTATTCATAAGCACCCACTACCTCATATTTCCCGTAGCGGTCAAAATAGATGGAGTCATCGCCAACGTGATTAAACACGCCGTCCATAATCAGATGCATGTCACGTTTTTCGAGTTCATCCGTAAACGCTGTAAATTCTTCCGGTGAGCCAAACATCGGATCAACCGCTTTCCAATCCGTTGCATCATATTTGTGGTTTGATGCTGCCTTAGCGATTGGATTTAAATAGATTGTATTAACACCGAGTGATTGGATGTAGTCGAGCTTTTGCTGAATCCCTTTAATATCGCCACCAAAGAAATCATTGCTCCAAATTCCATCACCATCGTAATTGGCACTATCCGCAAGCCTTGGATTATCCGGTAGCTCTCCCCAATCCTGATCTTCAATTGGCTCTGGACCACGCGCCGTTTCCTTTGCATCGTCATTGCCTTCATTTCCATTGTAGAATCGATCAGGGAAAATTTGATACACAACAGCTTCCTTCATCCA from Bacillus sp. Cs-700 encodes the following:
- a CDS encoding alpha amylase N-terminal ig-like domain-containing protein — translated: MKRGNRRKLSLSLVIILVIQLLAGAIPGTVKAASSPVIDGTSATFIYEGDGSEESVLVAGDFTNWQEGALPLEKVDGVWKLTIDNLSDGLHQYKFIVGDEWMKDPLNPNGSDNSTFIIGETTDERIVTLVGDLQDELGAAGEWDPASEETKMEAKGEGFYEFSGELPAGTYEYKVAINQSWGESYGDGANNLKLTLDEKTKVTFYYHDETHAIANSTTYTPVTTDKQPRLVGSIQPGIDAGAEWSPEQSTALFTDDNFDNVYSFSTSVPKGNYEYKVVLGDTWGEDYPTDNAKLNVIEKADVTFFFNTETKEVSTDYTAEGSDGAISKASLLHNSWEEAFRSPFGAVQEGKTVTLRLAAKKDDLTKADLSIKNQNTGTSKLIAMEKAATSDGKDYWEATVTPEEKGLYGYKFIVRDGSAKAEYGEDTKQGEAGKAVDANAELYQLTVFDPGYKTPDWMKEAVVYQIFPDRFYNGNEGNDDAKETARGPEPIEDQDWGELPDNPRLADSANYDGDGIWSNDFFGGDIKGIQQKLDYIQSLGVNTIYLNPIAKAASNHKYDATDWKAVDPMFGSPEEFTAFTDELEKRDMHLIMDGVFNHVGDDSIYFDRYGKYEVVGAYEYWSRIYDLMNEEGMSEEEAKTEARKQLENEGQTFNDEYGFHNWFNLKNEKVTDENGNERYEYQAWWGYDSLPEIKSIEGDAVDYDSELNNEKFADYIMYDKDSASKSWLTNGASGWRLDVANEVDMEFWREFRKELKSEEMSGAGATLKEGEEPLILGEIWDDASKYFLGDQYDSVMNYRFEGAILNFLKSGDAASADEKLMAVEEDYPDEAFHALMNLMGSHDTPRAIYVLGGGTDTYERAEFDPNYDHKLGVQRLKLAAVLQMGYPGAPTIYYGDEAGVTGSKDPDDRRTYPWGDENTNLIEHYQAAGAIRTENADLLAYGKLTTLHADGDVYAFARTSEDGAAIIAVNRGAKAQTIDLDVKDVVKNKITFTDGLAKEYSVSVKDGKVSVTIPAMTGRMLIADQGQNLELPKAPTDLKVATGEGSATLSWTGDAAKYKVYRSTLQGAMYEEVDVTEGNDLTVDGLTNGQAYYFAVTAVDEDGNESVKVETTEPTIPHIEWKEGKYEISSVTAIPDQVLDLANTFAIEAGVKMEGATETDLAQGLIGKLQVKQGEGEWQESKAIYTGQDGAFNKFKANFRPIEKGTYAYRLAFSTDRGATWKTTNTEEVTFTQNQEDTNAPADAVKLEEPLKESGQVTLNWKLDGADGAYLLAVERNGETLDLIENAETTTYTDFAVQNGEAYTYRIVAYDQAGNQTASNEVKITPDIVMVEVTFKVHAPDDTPLSAKVTMPGDQNGWSTSAWEMSRNGAVSPDWEIQKSFPEGTILTYKYVKGESWEQEGLADHTRNDKSDDDVSYYGYGAEGTDLKVTVTNQGSNKMVVQDEILRWIDMPVVVNSPENGAVVEGDTVTFKGNAIKEGNLTINGEKVAINEDMTFTHEVTLENGENEIPITIEPSEENKTAIFNNDGGAIGKNTKKYTWKVTSKAGEAEAKEPVRLSGSDRYETAVEISKEGWEKADTVILARGDEFADALAGVPYAYQLDAPILLTGKDKLTSSTKKEIQRLTPGKVIILGGEGVVSDYVAYQLRGMGIKVDRIGGHDRFETAANISARMGDSEKAIVVNGLDFPDALSAGAYAAEKGYPILFTMKEKLPNETKKVLKSKENTIVVGGTGVVSEKVAQLLPKPTRYSGKDRFGTAAKVATELNPSHHVFVATGMDFADALAGSVLAAKQEATVLLVQPDKLPETTKEAVGTLKANEFTILGGTGAVSEKVVKEMMER
- a CDS encoding transposase, with the protein product MPRKKRTWFPGAKYHIICRGNRKAPLFEERIDRQKYFQILEQARLTFPFRLHVYCLMTNHVHLSIETFDHPPGEIMKVINSNYARYFNDKYEYTGHVFQGRYKAELLDSIDYEIDVSKYIHLNPVKARMVAKPADYMWSSYCAYISYRKNPHAYPDYILSLFQKPSREAYQRYVENEEPSLPPGLVQQLPEWKGKKVYLLSNLPQ